In the genome of Victivallis lenta, one region contains:
- a CDS encoding glycosyltransferase family 9 protein, whose amino-acid sequence MQLEHRISLAGELFRQARRSRREHAPAKDGRRRILVIRLDRIGDFALYLPFAAALRRAFPPESCHITLLGNTLWMPLARRMLDFDRFIELDPQRFLSDAVLRRTLLDEVAAMRCDLLLQPRFHRELLLEDLIAMAAAAPESLAFSGTTRHIRKRRLLRPWNRPYGRLLDAAPLHDAHELVKNRCFLDSAAPGGEPVPNPWRKRPPLPAALAGLAGCTVILPGGGTPGLSWPAAGFGALAAQASRRGLPVAVAGTKAERETADAVIAAARIPAANLAGELDIEAFAALIANASLVIGNDTGGIHIAALAGVPSLVISGQGQPGIFHPYPQGGAGIPGIRLPVQAALPPLPCAGCYWECRYRNTPREYCCLRRLPVETAAAGLEKLIAAMEKRPS is encoded by the coding sequence ATGCAGCTCGAACACCGGATATCGCTGGCAGGAGAACTGTTCAGGCAGGCGCGCCGTTCCCGCCGGGAACACGCCCCGGCAAAAGACGGCCGGAGGCGGATACTGGTCATACGCCTCGACCGGATCGGCGACTTCGCACTCTATCTGCCGTTCGCGGCGGCGCTGCGCAGGGCGTTTCCTCCGGAGAGCTGTCACATCACATTGCTCGGGAACACCCTCTGGATGCCGCTGGCCCGGCGGATGCTGGATTTCGACCGCTTCATCGAACTTGATCCGCAACGTTTTCTCTCCGATGCGGTTCTGCGGCGTACCCTGCTCGACGAAGTTGCGGCGATGCGCTGCGACCTTCTCCTGCAGCCCCGGTTCCACCGCGAACTGCTGCTCGAGGACCTGATCGCCATGGCCGCCGCCGCGCCGGAGAGCCTCGCCTTCAGCGGAACGACGCGGCACATCCGCAAACGCCGCCTTCTGCGGCCCTGGAACCGGCCATACGGCCGGCTGCTCGACGCCGCCCCCCTGCATGACGCACACGAGCTTGTGAAAAACCGCTGTTTTCTCGACAGCGCGGCACCCGGCGGCGAGCCGGTTCCGAACCCGTGGCGGAAGCGTCCGCCGCTGCCGGCAGCGCTGGCCGGCCTCGCCGGATGCACCGTAATTCTGCCGGGCGGCGGTACGCCGGGCCTGAGCTGGCCGGCGGCTGGTTTCGGCGCGCTTGCTGCACAGGCCTCCCGTCGGGGGCTGCCGGTCGCCGTCGCCGGAACGAAAGCGGAACGGGAAACCGCCGACGCGGTGATCGCCGCCGCCCGGATTCCGGCCGCGAATCTGGCGGGGGAGCTGGATATCGAGGCGTTCGCGGCCCTGATCGCCAATGCATCCCTGGTCATCGGCAACGACACGGGGGGAATTCATATCGCCGCCCTTGCAGGCGTGCCTTCTCTCGTCATCAGCGGCCAGGGACAGCCCGGAATCTTCCATCCGTATCCGCAGGGCGGCGCCGGAATCCCCGGAATCCGCCTTCCCGTCCAGGCCGCCCTGCCGCCGCTCCCATGCGCCGGCTGCTACTGGGAGTGCCGCTACCGCAATACGCCGCGCGAATACTGCTGTCTCCGCCGGCTCCCGGTCGAAACGGCCGCCGCCGGACTCGAAAAGCTGATCGCGGCAATGGAGAAACGGCCTTCATGA
- a CDS encoding flippase gives MLEELRQQFHRIAGHRGIRRYGANTLWMLAEKGCRLVFGFLVGIYVARQLGPARYGLLNYAVSFVALFSVLATLGMDPVVVRELVRRPGKANSILGSALGLKAAGFAVMAFVVGIVLLVSPMSDSDRGLMAVILAGYGFQVFQIFDFSFQARVLGKYSAMSQIAALAVSSGFRLWFAWQGAPLWCFAAVESGYMALSAFGYALFYRKTGGCFRLWRFDRAEAAFLLRESLPLLLAGAAAMFYLRFDQVIVTWMLGDAANGQYAVAVRLVEVLFLVPLVVSDSFFPSLVGTRSTSLLRYYRRTEQLMRFMFYCALAILPPAAVAGYFLIVQLYGAAYREAAWLFVFLLFKILLVYPGLVYGKWYLAEGMQKISMVVGICGCCTSVLLDYLMILWWGLPGVAAAAVVTNFFTYLVFPLFFRKGRAGVRLFLRSLLPVLPRSTDEGRRG, from the coding sequence ATGCTGGAAGAACTCCGACAACAATTTCACCGTATTGCCGGACACCGGGGAATCCGCCGCTACGGGGCGAATACGCTCTGGATGCTGGCGGAAAAGGGGTGCCGTCTCGTCTTCGGCTTTCTGGTCGGAATCTATGTCGCCCGGCAGCTCGGGCCGGCCCGGTATGGACTCCTGAATTATGCGGTCAGCTTCGTCGCGCTTTTCTCGGTGCTGGCGACCCTCGGCATGGACCCGGTCGTCGTGCGCGAACTGGTCCGGAGGCCCGGAAAGGCGAACTCGATTCTCGGCAGCGCATTGGGGCTGAAGGCGGCCGGATTCGCGGTGATGGCGTTCGTCGTCGGCATCGTCCTGCTCGTGTCGCCGATGTCGGATTCCGACCGGGGGCTGATGGCGGTGATTCTGGCAGGTTACGGATTTCAGGTGTTTCAGATTTTCGATTTCAGCTTTCAGGCCCGCGTTCTCGGCAAATACAGCGCGATGTCCCAGATCGCCGCCCTGGCGGTCTCATCGGGATTTCGGCTCTGGTTTGCATGGCAGGGGGCGCCGCTCTGGTGTTTCGCCGCTGTGGAATCGGGGTACATGGCGCTTTCGGCGTTCGGCTACGCCCTGTTTTACCGGAAGACCGGCGGGTGTTTCCGGCTCTGGCGCTTCGACCGGGCGGAAGCGGCTTTTCTGCTGAGGGAGTCGCTGCCGCTGCTTCTGGCCGGAGCCGCCGCCATGTTCTATCTCCGCTTCGATCAGGTGATCGTCACCTGGATGCTCGGAGATGCGGCTAACGGGCAGTATGCGGTGGCGGTCCGGCTGGTCGAGGTGCTCTTTCTGGTTCCTCTGGTGGTCTCGGATTCGTTTTTTCCGTCCCTGGTCGGGACGCGTTCGACGTCGCTTCTGCGCTATTACCGGCGTACGGAGCAGCTTATGCGTTTCATGTTCTACTGCGCGCTGGCCATCCTGCCGCCGGCCGCCGTTGCCGGATATTTCCTGATCGTGCAGTTGTACGGAGCGGCGTACCGGGAGGCGGCATGGCTGTTCGTTTTTCTCCTGTTCAAGATTCTTCTGGTATATCCGGGGCTGGTCTACGGGAAGTGGTATCTGGCGGAGGGGATGCAGAAGATTTCGATGGTGGTGGGTATCTGCGGCTGCTGTACAAGCGTGCTCCTGGATTATCTGATGATTCTGTGGTGGGGTTTGCCCGGCGTGGCGGCGGCCGCCGTTGTGACCAATTTTTTCACCTATCTGGTCTTTCCGCTGTTTTTTCGGAAGGGGCGGGCCGGCGTCCGGCTTTTTCTGCGTTCGCTGCTGCCGGTTCTGCCGCGATCAACGGATGAAGGAAGGAGAGGATGA
- a CDS encoding glycosyl transferase — protein MRAAPIALFVYRRPEHTRRTLEFLRRNVGAGESALHIFCDGPRSEAEKPLTDEVREIAARAEGFASVELHAAERNRGLAASVVAGVDEMTARFGRVIVLEDDMESSPYFLSFMNEALNRFAHDGRIAEIHGYTAPLPPGTPECFLRRGADCWGWATWERGWRLFNPDAAALLTELKRRGETRLFDLDGAFPFCRMLADQAAGKLDSWAIRWQASVFLAGKYMLQSGRPLIRNIGGDGSGRHCAAGVGEEFRLWERPVGIPEEPEPEREAVRQAYRASLGNWRIPLSRRIAGKLRYEFRRLFPGGKK, from the coding sequence ATGAGAGCTGCCCCGATCGCTCTTTTTGTTTACCGCAGGCCGGAGCACACGCGCCGGACGCTCGAATTTCTGCGCCGGAACGTCGGTGCGGGGGAGAGCGCGCTGCATATTTTCTGCGACGGCCCGCGTTCGGAGGCGGAGAAGCCGCTGACCGACGAAGTGCGTGAAATTGCGGCGCGGGCCGAAGGGTTCGCTTCGGTCGAGCTTCATGCGGCGGAACGGAACCGCGGGCTGGCGGCGTCGGTTGTCGCCGGCGTCGATGAGATGACCGCCCGCTTCGGCCGGGTCATCGTGCTGGAGGACGATATGGAGAGCTCTCCGTATTTTCTATCGTTTATGAACGAGGCATTGAACCGTTTTGCACATGACGGCCGGATCGCCGAAATTCACGGCTACACGGCTCCGCTGCCGCCCGGCACCCCGGAGTGTTTCCTGCGGCGCGGCGCGGATTGCTGGGGGTGGGCGACCTGGGAACGCGGCTGGCGGCTTTTCAACCCCGATGCCGCGGCGCTGCTCACGGAGCTGAAGCGGCGGGGGGAGACCCGGTTGTTCGATCTTGACGGCGCATTCCCGTTCTGCCGGATGCTGGCCGACCAGGCGGCCGGAAAACTGGATTCCTGGGCGATCCGCTGGCAGGCTTCGGTTTTTCTGGCCGGAAAATATATGCTGCAGAGCGGGCGGCCGCTGATCCGCAACATCGGCGGCGACGGCAGCGGCCGCCATTGCGCGGCCGGAGTCGGAGAGGAGTTCAGGTTGTGGGAGCGCCCGGTCGGCATTCCGGAAGAGCCGGAGCCGGAGAGGGAAGCCGTGCGGCAGGCGTACCGCGCTTCGCTCGGCAACTGGCGGATTCCGCTGTCCCGGCGGATTGCGGGGAAACTGCGCTATGAGTTCCGGCGGCTTTTTCCCGGCGGGAAAAAGTGA
- a CDS encoding NifB/NifX family molybdenum-iron cluster-binding protein, giving the protein MPRNPKCRKICLSPSCRIFQGASGQAAVELRLDELEALRLVDLEEFDQAKAAQHMEISRGTLQRLLYAAHRRVALALTTGRSIAIAENGNAVPAPGCRSFSTCRFCCRSSETAAKLKTQGETMIIAVTCENDNVFQHFGHTPSFALFTVEENRLTGRTDLPTGESGHGALAGLLKEHNVDVLICGGIGGGAQQALAECGIKLVGGVRGDVTEAVGDYLAGTLEANPNFSCNHHHEHGEGHSCGGHGHHHGEGRSCGGHCGNH; this is encoded by the coding sequence ATGCCGCGCAATCCCAAATGCCGTAAAATCTGCCTGAGCCCGTCCTGCCGGATATTTCAGGGGGCTTCCGGCCAGGCCGCCGTCGAACTCCGGCTGGATGAACTTGAGGCGCTCCGGCTGGTCGACCTGGAGGAGTTCGACCAGGCGAAGGCGGCGCAGCATATGGAGATCTCGCGCGGCACGCTCCAGCGGCTGCTCTACGCGGCGCACCGCCGGGTCGCGCTGGCCCTGACCACCGGGCGGAGCATCGCAATCGCGGAGAACGGAAACGCCGTTCCCGCTCCGGGATGCCGCAGCTTTTCCACCTGTCGCTTCTGCTGCCGTTCGAGCGAAACGGCGGCCAAACTTAAAACCCAAGGAGAAACCATGATTATCGCAGTCACCTGTGAAAACGACAATGTGTTCCAGCACTTCGGGCACACGCCGTCCTTCGCCCTCTTCACCGTCGAAGAGAACCGGCTGACCGGCCGCACCGACCTCCCGACCGGAGAGAGCGGCCACGGCGCGCTCGCCGGACTCCTGAAAGAGCATAATGTCGATGTGCTGATCTGCGGCGGCATCGGCGGCGGCGCCCAGCAGGCGCTGGCCGAGTGCGGCATCAAACTCGTCGGCGGCGTCCGGGGAGACGTCACCGAAGCGGTCGGCGACTATCTGGCCGGCACGCTCGAAGCCAACCCGAACTTCAGCTGCAATCATCACCATGAACACGGTGAAGGCCACAGCTGCGGCG
- a CDS encoding prepilin-type N-terminal cleavage/methylation domain-containing protein, with protein MNKKAFTLIELLVVIAIIAILASMLLPALNQARNTAKRITCTGVLKQYNQAAQLYASNNDDYWIPPGNPQWYMKTAFRGLIGASTEPESEGSIKSKDITLPVGLLCPNSFAVIAPEGARNAMYSYGLTYSGLEANNWEKYAYKLTRFKKPSSSASWMDALDWIVYGTNAYLGEDAAALGSGRRAYRHSNGLNVGFYDGHVESMSKADVEMRWNDSNTWSFVNNFF; from the coding sequence ATGAACAAGAAAGCATTTACCCTGATCGAGCTTCTGGTCGTGATCGCGATCATCGCGATTCTGGCCTCGATGCTTCTGCCCGCGCTGAATCAGGCGCGGAATACCGCCAAGCGCATCACCTGCACCGGTGTGCTCAAGCAGTACAATCAGGCGGCGCAGCTGTATGCATCGAACAACGATGATTACTGGATTCCCCCCGGGAACCCGCAGTGGTACATGAAGACCGCCTTCCGCGGGCTCATCGGAGCGTCGACGGAGCCGGAGAGCGAAGGCAGCATCAAGTCCAAGGATATCACGCTGCCGGTCGGGCTGCTCTGCCCGAACTCGTTTGCCGTGATTGCCCCGGAAGGAGCGAGAAATGCGATGTACTCCTACGGTTTGACCTACAGCGGCCTCGAGGCGAACAACTGGGAAAAGTATGCATACAAACTTACGCGCTTCAAGAAGCCGAGTTCGTCCGCCAGCTGGATGGATGCGCTTGACTGGATCGTCTATGGCACCAACGCCTATCTCGGCGAGGATGCCGCGGCGCTGGGGTCCGGACGCCGCGCCTACCGCCACAGCAACGGATTGAATGTCGGATTCTATGACGGCCATGTCGAATCCATGAGCAAGGCGGATGTCGAAATGCGCTGGAACGACAGCAATACCTGGAGTTTTGTCAACAACTTCTTCTGA
- a CDS encoding polyribonucleotide nucleotidyltransferase, whose product MAEEKIVFQFDGEREMEISTGKVAGLANGSCLVRLGDTIVLAAACSGAPREGTDFFPLQVDYREKYSAAGKFPGGYIKREGRPSTKEILTCRMIDRPIRPLFPEGFFDEVQISCVLLSADGVNEPDVLAMVGASASLMLSDLPFDGPIGAVRVGLVDGKFIVNPTRAEMAKSKLELIYAGRPDQVIMIEGEADFVSEAQMKEAMYLANDAVRKQCEAQIELAKRAGRAKKDYKLYLVPEELAASMAKLCADRIENVCTIPGKEARMVALDELRAELRGALREPFAAMSDAEFGFMTAIAFDNLVRETTRNVILEKQFRPDGRSTTEIRPLSAEVGVLPVVHGSALFSRGETQALVLATLGNEKDAQEADDLTSESGVTKKRFYLHYNFPNFSVGEVGRITGPGRREIGHGNLAERSVSKVVPADFPYVVRCVSEIMSSNGSTSMASVCGATLALMDAGVPITAPVAGISCGLVTGKDGKRLLLTDIIGAEDHFGDMDFKVCGTRDGITGFQLDLKLPGIPIDLLCEGMERNRIARLKILDVMEACIPAPRADISPRAPRLEVVKINPDKIGALIGPGGKNIRSITEETGTSIDIDDDGTVKIMAPDKEHLEAAKLRISGCTAEPEIGKIYRGKVVTVRDFGAFVEILPGVEGLLHISALADYRVNKVTDICNEGDYVSVKVLDIDPSNGKISLSRKAALKEMGE is encoded by the coding sequence ATGGCTGAAGAAAAAATCGTATTCCAGTTCGACGGCGAACGGGAGATGGAGATCTCCACCGGCAAGGTCGCCGGTCTCGCCAACGGTTCCTGCCTCGTCCGCCTCGGCGACACCATCGTGCTCGCGGCGGCCTGCTCCGGCGCTCCGCGCGAAGGCACCGACTTCTTCCCGCTGCAGGTCGACTACCGCGAAAAATACTCGGCGGCAGGCAAGTTTCCCGGCGGCTACATCAAGCGCGAAGGGCGTCCCTCCACCAAGGAGATCCTGACCTGCCGCATGATCGACCGGCCGATCCGGCCGCTGTTCCCGGAAGGGTTCTTCGACGAAGTCCAGATCTCCTGCGTACTGCTCTCCGCCGACGGCGTGAACGAGCCGGACGTGCTTGCGATGGTCGGCGCCTCGGCCTCGCTGATGCTCTCCGACCTGCCGTTCGACGGCCCGATCGGCGCGGTCCGCGTCGGTCTTGTCGACGGCAAGTTCATCGTGAACCCGACCCGCGCCGAGATGGCGAAAAGCAAGCTTGAACTCATCTACGCCGGCCGTCCCGACCAGGTCATCATGATCGAAGGCGAAGCGGATTTCGTCTCCGAAGCGCAGATGAAAGAGGCGATGTACCTCGCGAACGACGCGGTCAGGAAACAGTGCGAGGCCCAGATCGAGCTCGCAAAACGCGCCGGCCGCGCCAAGAAGGATTACAAGCTCTACCTGGTTCCGGAAGAGCTCGCCGCGTCGATGGCGAAACTCTGCGCCGACCGTATTGAAAACGTCTGCACGATTCCGGGCAAGGAAGCCCGCATGGTCGCGCTCGACGAACTCCGCGCCGAGCTGCGCGGCGCGCTGCGCGAACCGTTCGCCGCGATGAGCGACGCCGAATTCGGTTTCATGACCGCGATCGCGTTCGACAACCTTGTCCGTGAAACGACCCGCAACGTCATCCTCGAGAAACAGTTCCGTCCGGACGGCCGTTCTACGACCGAAATCCGGCCGCTGTCGGCCGAAGTCGGCGTGCTCCCCGTGGTCCACGGCAGCGCGCTCTTCTCGCGCGGAGAAACCCAGGCGCTCGTGCTCGCGACCCTCGGCAACGAGAAGGACGCGCAGGAAGCCGATGACCTGACCAGTGAAAGCGGCGTCACGAAAAAGCGCTTCTATCTGCACTACAACTTCCCGAACTTCAGCGTCGGCGAAGTCGGCCGCATCACGGGTCCGGGACGGCGTGAAATCGGGCACGGCAATCTGGCCGAGCGTTCGGTTTCGAAGGTTGTTCCGGCGGATTTCCCGTATGTGGTCCGCTGCGTCTCCGAGATCATGAGCTCGAACGGTTCGACCTCGATGGCTTCGGTCTGCGGCGCGACGCTTGCGCTGATGGACGCCGGCGTTCCGATCACCGCTCCGGTGGCCGGCATCAGCTGCGGCCTTGTGACCGGCAAGGACGGAAAGCGGCTTCTGCTGACCGACATCATCGGCGCCGAGGACCATTTCGGCGATATGGACTTCAAGGTCTGCGGCACGCGCGACGGCATCACGGGCTTCCAGCTCGACCTGAAGCTGCCGGGCATTCCGATCGACCTGCTCTGCGAGGGGATGGAACGCAACCGCATCGCGCGGCTGAAGATTCTCGATGTGATGGAGGCCTGCATCCCGGCGCCGCGAGCGGACATCTCGCCGCGCGCTCCGCGCCTCGAAGTGGTCAAGATCAATCCGGACAAGATCGGCGCGCTCATCGGCCCCGGCGGTAAAAACATCCGTTCGATCACCGAAGAGACCGGCACGTCGATCGATATCGACGACGACGGCACCGTCAAGATCATGGCTCCGGATAAAGAGCACCTCGAAGCCGCCAAACTGCGGATTTCGGGCTGCACGGCGGAGCCGGAGATCGGCAAGATCTACCGCGGCAAGGTTGTGACCGTGCGCGATTTCGGTGCTTTCGTCGAAATCCTGCCGGGCGTGGAAGGACTGCTGCACATCTCCGCCCTGGCGGATTACCGGGTCAACAAGGTCACCGATATCTGCAACGAAGGCGACTACGTCTCGGTGAAGGTGCTCGACATCGATCCGTCGAACGGCAAGATCAGCCTGTCGCGGAAAGCCGCGCTGAAGGAGATGGGCGAGTAA
- a CDS encoding glycosyltransferase family 2 protein, with amino-acid sequence MTGIVIVNYKTAELTVDFVGRELSKLPSPWRLVIVDAAGDEESARRIQEGTGAIRITDPASPPERDAAVYLISSAENLGYARGNNLGAKFLADHFPEIDCFLFSNNDIEIIDADVVDRLRTVFARPDVGAAGPHVDGPFGRQGPGWKRKSIREETLLRLFYPLTWPLLRRIQNERNRPAPSGFCYSAVGCFFMASRKAFEACGGFDPATFLYGEEDILAERLLKCGYRYYYLGDRRVVHLVGGVTRHFLAPSKSDRLRLESQLYYYRTYRNASGMELALYRFANRLFTGVTEVTVHRLKLLLVRLRRGRGR; translated from the coding sequence ATGACCGGCATCGTCATCGTCAACTACAAGACGGCGGAATTGACCGTCGATTTTGTCGGCAGGGAACTGAGCAAACTGCCGTCCCCCTGGCGTCTCGTCATTGTGGACGCCGCCGGAGACGAAGAGTCGGCGCGGCGGATTCAGGAGGGAACGGGAGCAATCCGGATCACCGACCCGGCCTCTCCTCCTGAACGGGATGCGGCAGTTTACCTGATCTCCTCCGCCGAAAACCTCGGCTATGCCCGCGGCAACAATCTCGGGGCAAAGTTCCTCGCGGACCATTTTCCGGAAATCGACTGTTTCCTTTTCAGCAACAACGATATCGAAATCATCGACGCCGACGTCGTCGACCGGCTCCGGACTGTGTTCGCCCGGCCGGATGTCGGTGCGGCCGGCCCCCATGTGGACGGGCCGTTCGGCCGCCAGGGACCCGGCTGGAAACGCAAATCGATCCGCGAAGAGACGCTGCTCCGGTTGTTCTATCCGCTGACCTGGCCGCTTCTGCGGCGGATTCAGAACGAACGGAACCGGCCGGCCCCAAGCGGCTTCTGTTACAGCGCGGTAGGCTGTTTTTTCATGGCTTCGCGGAAAGCGTTCGAGGCGTGCGGCGGATTCGACCCGGCAACCTTTCTGTACGGAGAAGAGGATATCCTCGCGGAACGCCTGCTGAAGTGCGGGTACCGTTATTATTATCTCGGGGACCGCCGGGTGGTCCATCTGGTCGGCGGCGTCACCCGGCACTTTCTCGCCCCCTCGAAAAGCGACCGCCTCCGCCTCGAAAGCCAGCTCTACTATTACCGGACCTACCGGAACGCCTCCGGAATGGAGCTCGCACTGTACCGCTTTGCGAACCGGCTTTTCACGGGAGTGACGGAAGTGACGGTACACCGGCTGAAGCTGCTGCTGGTCCGGCTCCGCCGCGGCCGCGGCCGGTGA